The Lacrimispora xylanolytica genome has a segment encoding these proteins:
- a CDS encoding Cof-type HAD-IIB family hydrolase — translation MKPIVSFDVDMTLLDHKDWAIPASAMEAIEQLRENYTIVIATGRDMDSIFSTAIRDQVRPDAIIHLNGTKVTVGDEIIYEHTFDKNLLKQILKYAENTPYSVGTTVGDWDYYINPEGVKAHDIALWGQSRRQFGDPYKLLELNVRTMAYMGDETGAKEMEEEFPEIHVHMFADKKGADVVERKASKAVGLLRLCEYFKIPLSETVAFGDSMNDYDIIKAAGKGIAMGNAMEELKKAADYVTDPIDQDGIKNACLHYGLIR, via the coding sequence ATGAAGCCAATCGTAAGCTTTGATGTAGACATGACATTGCTTGACCATAAAGACTGGGCCATTCCGGCCAGTGCCATGGAAGCCATTGAACAGCTAAGGGAAAATTACACCATTGTGATTGCCACTGGCAGAGATATGGATTCCATTTTCAGCACAGCCATTCGAGATCAGGTAAGGCCCGATGCCATCATTCATCTCAATGGGACAAAGGTGACCGTAGGAGATGAAATTATTTATGAGCACACCTTTGATAAGAACCTGCTGAAGCAGATCTTAAAATACGCAGAAAACACTCCATACAGCGTTGGAACTACAGTGGGAGACTGGGACTATTATATCAATCCAGAAGGCGTAAAGGCCCACGACATAGCTCTTTGGGGGCAATCCAGAAGACAGTTTGGAGACCCTTATAAGCTGTTAGAACTAAATGTAAGAACTATGGCTTACATGGGAGATGAGACTGGTGCCAAGGAGATGGAAGAGGAGTTTCCAGAGATTCACGTCCATATGTTTGCCGATAAAAAAGGTGCAGATGTGGTGGAACGGAAAGCTTCAAAGGCCGTGGGTTTACTCCGGCTCTGTGAATATTTTAAAATACCCTTATCAGAAACTGTTGCTTTTGGTGACAGTATGAATGATTATGATATTATAAAAGCAGCAGGGAAAGGAATTGCAATGGGTAATGCCATGGAAGAACTCAAAAAGGCAGCCGATTATGTAACCGATCCCATTGATCAGGATGGAATTAAGAATGCCTGTCTTCATTATGGACTGATTCGCTAA
- a CDS encoding prolyl-tRNA synthetase associated domain-containing protein — MADQIDSFYIDKTLYSGRPLNSSGRLPKELRTYDLLDDLNISFVRLDHSPLPTIEACQEVDSILETNVCKNLFLCNAQKTNFYLLLLPGNKKFRTAVVSKQIGTARLSFAEPEFMEEFLDITPGSVSVLGLMNDKEKRVHLLIDREVLDHEYFACHPCINTSSLKFKTSDLFDKIIPAMSCRYTLVDLP; from the coding sequence ATGGCAGATCAAATTGACTCGTTTTATATAGATAAAACTCTTTATTCCGGACGCCCCCTTAATTCAAGTGGTCGTCTTCCAAAAGAACTACGGACCTATGACCTGTTAGATGATCTAAATATTTCTTTTGTTCGACTGGACCATTCTCCTCTTCCAACAATTGAAGCATGCCAGGAAGTGGATTCCATCTTAGAGACTAATGTATGTAAAAATTTATTCCTTTGCAATGCTCAAAAAACTAATTTTTATCTCCTCCTGCTGCCTGGAAATAAAAAGTTTCGTACCGCTGTTGTTTCAAAACAAATTGGAACTGCAAGATTATCCTTTGCAGAGCCTGAATTTATGGAAGAGTTTTTAGATATCACTCCTGGCTCTGTTTCCGTTTTAGGGCTTATGAATGATAAAGAGAAACGAGTGCATCTTCTTATTGACCGTGAAGTATTAGACCATGAGTATTTTGCCTGCCATCCCTGTATCAATACTTCCAGTTTGAAATTTAAGACCTCAGATCTATTCGATAAAATTATTCCAGCCATGAGCTGCCGATACACACTGGTTGATTTGCCATAA
- a CDS encoding SPFH domain-containing protein → MEQWLMIAGTTVGILVLLYLLIFKILGLRVISSNEVAVVEKWWSPKGSLKDSIIALNGEAGYAPGLLRGGIHFKSVLMYKIHKYPLITIPQGQIAYLFARDGSPLSPVQTLGRIVEEANNFQDVSGFLKNGGQRGPQRGILREGTYAINLAQFIVITPNSIKSISGNSKQEQNELVSMQKTLIDRDGFTPVVIMGKGNESSDMMGIVTVHDGTSIQQGEIIAPDMGEEHASFQDPEKFLELGGRRGKQIQVLTDGTYYINRLFATVEFRPKTVVPIGFVGVVVSFFGREGVDTSGENYKHGELVSVGSKGVLEKPLMPGKYAFNTDAGKVVLVPTTNIILKWNKTETGDHKYDENLTEVDIITKDAFEPSLPLSVVMHIDYKQAPWVIQRFGDIGMLVNQSLDPLVSAYFKDVAQTKTLIELIQERSAIRERAVLEMKEKFEKYNLQLEEVLIGTPKTTVADTQIENILMQLRERQIAEEKKVTYQKQQSAAESEKSLREAQAIAEQQSFLTKSKIQIEIEGNNGAALASRAEQESNQIIALAKANASKIKLEGEAEAFKESNVGLAKAQAIEAQVKAYGGAEFRVIQEVTDKLTDAIKNTTVDIVPKTVVQMGSGENGSASNSGGNSTVMDTLLKFITLDKLGVSLEHNSQSSAKTNTTTAQAIGSIAKPNQGQGVDRTEIESTKNAEANIDKANE, encoded by the coding sequence ATGGAACAATGGCTAATGATAGCAGGAACTACTGTTGGAATACTTGTGTTGCTTTACCTGCTCATTTTCAAAATCCTTGGGTTAAGAGTCATCAGTTCTAATGAGGTGGCTGTCGTTGAAAAATGGTGGAGTCCTAAAGGTTCTCTTAAGGATTCCATTATAGCGCTGAACGGGGAAGCTGGTTATGCGCCTGGACTGCTGCGTGGTGGCATCCATTTCAAATCCGTTCTCATGTACAAGATACATAAATACCCCCTTATCACCATCCCCCAGGGACAAATTGCCTATTTATTTGCCCGTGACGGTTCTCCCCTCTCCCCGGTGCAGACGTTGGGACGTATTGTGGAGGAAGCAAACAATTTTCAGGATGTCTCGGGATTTCTTAAAAACGGTGGTCAGCGGGGTCCTCAGAGAGGGATTTTGAGAGAAGGAACATATGCCATCAATCTGGCTCAGTTTATTGTAATTACCCCCAATAGCATTAAATCTATATCCGGTAATTCCAAGCAGGAGCAAAATGAATTGGTGAGTATGCAGAAAACCTTGATTGACAGGGATGGGTTTACACCTGTCGTTATCATGGGCAAAGGCAATGAATCCAGTGATATGATGGGCATTGTCACGGTGCATGACGGAACGTCGATTCAGCAAGGAGAGATTATTGCTCCGGATATGGGCGAAGAGCATGCCAGCTTTCAGGACCCTGAGAAATTTCTGGAACTTGGCGGCAGACGAGGAAAACAGATTCAGGTATTAACGGATGGCACCTATTATATTAACCGCCTATTTGCTACGGTGGAATTCCGGCCTAAAACAGTCGTCCCCATTGGCTTTGTAGGCGTTGTAGTTTCTTTCTTTGGCCGCGAAGGCGTGGATACCTCGGGAGAAAACTATAAGCACGGGGAACTTGTCAGCGTTGGATCAAAAGGCGTACTTGAAAAACCTCTGATGCCTGGTAAATATGCGTTTAATACCGATGCTGGTAAAGTTGTACTCGTTCCAACTACTAATATTATTTTAAAATGGAACAAAACTGAAACTGGAGATCATAAGTATGATGAAAATCTCACTGAGGTGGATATTATCACCAAGGATGCATTTGAGCCGTCACTCCCTCTCTCCGTTGTAATGCATATTGACTACAAGCAGGCACCGTGGGTCATTCAACGCTTTGGTGATATCGGTATGCTGGTAAACCAGTCGCTTGATCCGCTGGTCAGCGCATATTTTAAAGATGTGGCACAGACGAAAACGCTGATTGAGCTAATACAGGAACGTAGTGCCATTCGAGAGCGGGCAGTCTTAGAAATGAAGGAAAAATTCGAAAAATATAATCTTCAATTAGAGGAAGTTTTAATTGGCACCCCTAAAACAACAGTAGCCGATACCCAAATCGAAAACATTTTGATGCAGCTTAGGGAACGTCAGATTGCCGAAGAAAAAAAGGTCACCTACCAAAAGCAGCAATCCGCAGCGGAAAGTGAAAAATCCCTGCGTGAAGCACAGGCCATTGCAGAACAGCAGAGTTTCCTCACCAAATCCAAAATTCAGATTGAAATAGAGGGTAACAATGGTGCGGCTCTTGCAAGCCGTGCAGAACAGGAGTCGAATCAGATTATTGCACTGGCAAAAGCTAATGCTTCCAAGATCAAGCTGGAAGGCGAAGCAGAAGCTTTTAAGGAATCAAATGTCGGTCTGGCCAAGGCTCAGGCCATTGAAGCCCAGGTCAAAGCTTATGGTGGTGCTGAATTTAGAGTCATTCAAGAGGTTACCGATAAGCTGACTGATGCAATTAAAAACACAACCGTCGATATCGTTCCCAAGACTGTTGTACAGATGGGAAGTGGCGAAAACGGTTCTGCAAGCAATTCCGGCGGAAATAGCACCGTTATGGATACCCTGCTTAAATTCATTACATTGGATAAGCTTGGCGTATCTTTGGAACATAATTCTCAATCCTCTGCTAAAACTAATACTACTACTGCTCAAGCAATTGGTTCTATCGCAAAGCCAAACCAAGGCCAGGGTGTAGATCGTACGGAAATAGAATCTACAAAAAATGCAGAAGCTAATATCGACAAGGCTAATGAATAA
- the rlmD gene encoding 23S rRNA (uracil(1939)-C(5))-methyltransferase RlmD — protein MNSGEKSGRKSGENTWQKTGEWSDKKLGEKARKYQGEKSGKNSEKETWRKSEQWSDKKLGENPRKNSGEKSDKKFGEKQTKWRKESAEGQQRGERKAEDKAFSKETKKNRSQCPVFRKCGGCQLLDMPYKKQLELKQKQLETLLKPFCRLEAMIGMEDPYHYRNKVHAVFDHDKKGNPFSGVYEANSHRVVPVESCLIEDEKADEIIGTIRGMLKSFKIRTYDEDTGYGLLRHVLIRRGFTTGEIMVVLVTASPIFPSKNNFVKALRDKHPEITTAIQNVNGRGTSMVLGDKEHVLYGKGYIEDILCGYRFRISSKSFYQVNPVQTEILYKKAIEAAGLTGNERVIDAYCGIGTIGIVASQYAKEVIGVELNRDAVKDAIENAKLNDVSNVKFYCNDAGKFMENMAESGEHADVVFLDPPRSGSTVEFIDSVAKLKPAKVVYVSCGPETLARDLELFRKRGYEARKGWGIDLFPMTAHVETVVCLSRKNPDDRIEIDLSLDELDITTAESKATYEEIKDYVLKNHSMKVSSLYISQVKRKLGLEIGTSYNLPKSEDARVPQCPLNKEKAITEALNHFSMI, from the coding sequence ATAAATTCAGGGGAAAAGTCAGGTAGGAAGTCAGGAGAGAATACCTGGCAGAAAACTGGAGAATGGTCGGATAAGAAACTGGGAGAAAAGGCACGTAAATATCAAGGAGAAAAATCAGGTAAAAATTCAGAAAAGGAGACATGGCGTAAATCAGAACAGTGGTCAGATAAGAAGCTTGGTGAAAATCCTCGGAAGAATTCTGGGGAAAAATCAGACAAGAAGTTTGGAGAAAAGCAAACTAAATGGAGAAAAGAGAGCGCTGAAGGTCAACAACGTGGAGAAAGAAAGGCTGAGGATAAAGCTTTTTCTAAAGAAACTAAAAAGAACCGATCCCAATGTCCTGTTTTCCGTAAATGCGGTGGCTGCCAGCTTTTGGATATGCCATATAAAAAGCAGTTAGAATTAAAGCAAAAGCAGTTAGAAACTCTGTTAAAGCCTTTTTGCCGTCTTGAAGCTATGATTGGTATGGAAGATCCCTATCATTATCGTAACAAAGTGCATGCTGTTTTTGACCATGATAAAAAAGGAAATCCCTTCTCTGGAGTCTATGAAGCAAACTCCCACCGTGTTGTTCCAGTGGAAAGCTGTTTGATCGAGGATGAAAAGGCAGATGAAATTATTGGGACAATCAGAGGTATGTTGAAATCATTTAAAATTCGTACCTATGATGAGGATACGGGATATGGCTTGCTTCGCCATGTTCTGATACGACGTGGATTTACAACGGGAGAGATTATGGTCGTCCTTGTAACCGCATCTCCCATTTTTCCATCAAAGAATAACTTTGTAAAGGCGTTACGTGACAAGCATCCGGAGATCACTACAGCAATACAGAATGTAAACGGGCGTGGAACCAGCATGGTATTGGGAGATAAAGAACATGTATTATACGGAAAAGGATACATTGAAGATATTCTGTGCGGGTATCGTTTCAGAATTTCTTCCAAATCCTTCTACCAGGTAAACCCTGTTCAGACTGAAATTCTTTATAAAAAGGCCATTGAAGCCGCAGGACTTACAGGTAATGAACGAGTGATAGATGCTTATTGTGGAATCGGTACGATTGGTATTGTCGCCAGTCAGTATGCAAAAGAAGTGATAGGTGTTGAATTAAATAGGGATGCAGTGAAGGATGCGATAGAAAATGCAAAGCTTAATGATGTAAGTAATGTTAAATTTTATTGCAATGATGCAGGCAAATTTATGGAGAATATGGCAGAGAGCGGAGAACATGCTGATGTCGTATTCCTCGATCCACCAAGAAGCGGAAGTACGGTTGAATTTATTGATTCGGTAGCGAAGTTGAAGCCTGCGAAAGTCGTTTATGTTTCATGCGGACCAGAGACGTTGGCTAGGGATCTGGAGTTGTTTAGAAAAAGAGGGTATGAAGCGAGGAAAGGGTGGGGGATTGATCTGTTTCCTATGACGGCTCATGTTGAGACGGTTGTCTGTTTGTCCAGAAAAAATCCTGATGATAGAATTGAGATTGACCTAAGCCTTGATGAGCTTGATATTACTACTGCTGAAAGCAAGGCAACCTATGAAGAAATAAAGGATTATGTTTTAAAAAATCATAGTATGAAAGTATCAAGCCTATATATTTCACAGGTAAAAAGAAAATTGGGTTTGGAGATTGGTACAAGTTACAATCTTCCAAAGTCAGAAGATGCACGAGTGCCACAATGTCCACTTAATAAAGAGAAAGCCATAACAGAAGCTTTAAATCATTTTAGCATGATATGA
- a CDS encoding cold-shock protein yields the protein MNKGTVKWFNSQKGFGFISDGRGTKYFVHFSGLAMDGYKSLEDGQSVTFDIAEDNRGPQAVNVCLA from the coding sequence ATGAATAAAGGTACTGTAAAATGGTTTAATTCACAAAAAGGTTTTGGTTTTATCAGCGACGGACGAGGCACAAAATATTTCGTTCATTTCTCAGGTCTTGCTATGGACGGTTATAAATCATTAGAAGATGGACAATCTGTAACATTTGATATTGCAGAGGATAATCGTGGGCCACAGGCCGTTAATGTTTGTCTCGCATAA
- a CDS encoding GNAT family N-acetyltransferase translates to MNFINISGNLHDKRILDIISLSQYMPTEEKMNSLAHKYETDADIFAFACNVNGIPCGVIILKHLINDEYEIMSIATNPSVRSKGVASKLIAFASKNLNCSIIKAETDDGSIGFYRKCGFQIVSLGEKYPDTVRYLCTFKLP, encoded by the coding sequence ATGAATTTTATTAATATTAGTGGTAATCTTCATGATAAGCGCATTTTAGATATTATCTCCCTTAGTCAGTACATGCCTACGGAAGAAAAAATGAATAGTCTTGCCCACAAATATGAGACAGACGCCGATATTTTTGCTTTTGCCTGTAATGTTAATGGCATTCCTTGCGGTGTAATTATTCTGAAGCACCTAATCAATGACGAATATGAAATTATGAGCATTGCTACCAATCCATCTGTTAGAAGTAAAGGGGTTGCATCAAAACTGATAGCCTTTGCGTCGAAAAATCTCAATTGTAGTATAATAAAAGCTGAAACAGACGATGGCTCTATTGGATTCTACCGAAAATGTGGCTTTCAGATAGTATCCTTAGGTGAAAAATATCCGGACACTGTTCGTTATCTCTGTACCTTCAAATTACCGTGA
- a CDS encoding helix-turn-helix domain-containing protein, with amino-acid sequence MSVSYKKLWKLIIDKDLKKSDVRKLANVSASTFSKMSKNEYVALEVIERICNVLECDIGDVVEVVKEK; translated from the coding sequence ATGAGTGTCAGTTATAAAAAGCTGTGGAAACTCATTATTGACAAGGATTTAAAGAAATCTGACGTAAGAAAATTGGCGAATGTTAGTGCCAGTACATTTTCAAAAATGAGTAAGAATGAGTATGTTGCACTTGAGGTGATTGAGCGCATCTGCAATGTACTTGAATGTGACATAGGAGATGTTGTGGAAGTTGTCAAAGAAAAGTAA
- a CDS encoding aminopeptidase P family protein → MIKERLEKLRSLMAERNMDAYMIPTSDFHESEYVGSYFKCREFMTGFTGSAGTAVITKNEAGLWTDGRYFVQAAKQLEGSGVTLRKMGYPGVPTIEEYLDQVLPEGGCLGFDGRVVNCQTGQELETLLGDKNVTLSNEEDLVDLIWNERPSLSAESAWILKDIYAGKSSSEKIKELRDSMKKEKATAHVLTTLDDIAWLLNIRGNDIECTPVVLSYALITLNDFSLFINEQVLNEELKAYLKELGVSVFPYNDIYKTVGQLKNEKILLETGKVNYSIVKSIDDSNRIIDKTNPTVLAKAVKNQVEVENMKLAHIKDGVALVKFIYWLKHTVGKETITEVSAQEHLDQLRFKQEGNLGLSFDTISAYGANAAMCHYKAVPENDTVIEPRGLYLVDSGGQYYEGTTDVTRTIAVGPLTNTEREHFTLTVMSMLRLGAVKFLYGCRGLTLDYVAREPFWSRGINYDHGTGHGVGYLLNVHERPNGIRWRMVPERQDNGILEEGMVTSDEPGVYIEGSHGVRTENLIVCKKAELNEYGQFMEFEFLTMAPIDLDALDKSIMTEEDVRLLNKYHKEVYEKLSPYLTEEEALWLKDNTREI, encoded by the coding sequence ATGATTAAGGAAAGGCTTGAAAAGCTTAGAAGCTTAATGGCAGAGCGAAATATGGATGCTTATATGATTCCTACCTCAGATTTTCATGAGTCTGAATACGTAGGAAGTTATTTTAAATGCAGAGAATTTATGACCGGTTTTACAGGCTCTGCGGGTACAGCGGTGATTACCAAGAATGAAGCTGGACTTTGGACCGATGGACGTTATTTTGTTCAGGCAGCTAAGCAGCTGGAAGGAAGCGGCGTTACGCTTCGTAAAATGGGTTACCCAGGAGTTCCGACCATAGAAGAGTACTTAGATCAGGTTCTGCCGGAAGGAGGCTGCCTTGGATTTGACGGACGAGTGGTCAACTGTCAGACAGGACAGGAGTTAGAAACCCTGTTAGGGGATAAAAATGTTACCTTATCTAACGAGGAAGATCTTGTAGATTTAATTTGGAATGAGCGCCCAAGCCTTTCTGCGGAATCTGCATGGATCTTAAAAGATATTTATGCCGGTAAGAGTTCCTCTGAAAAGATAAAAGAGCTTCGTGACAGCATGAAAAAGGAGAAGGCAACCGCTCATGTTTTAACGACTCTTGACGATATTGCCTGGCTCCTTAATATTAGAGGTAACGATATTGAGTGCACCCCTGTCGTTCTTTCCTATGCTTTGATTACTCTTAACGATTTTTCTCTGTTCATCAATGAGCAGGTTTTAAATGAAGAGCTTAAGGCTTATTTAAAGGAACTTGGAGTTAGTGTTTTCCCATATAATGACATTTATAAAACCGTTGGACAGCTAAAGAATGAAAAGATTCTTCTGGAGACAGGAAAGGTAAACTACTCTATCGTAAAGAGCATCGATGATTCCAACCGGATCATTGATAAAACGAATCCGACCGTTCTTGCAAAAGCTGTAAAAAATCAAGTTGAAGTAGAAAATATGAAGCTTGCACATATAAAAGACGGCGTTGCCCTTGTAAAGTTTATTTACTGGCTGAAGCATACGGTGGGAAAAGAGACCATCACAGAAGTAAGCGCTCAGGAGCATTTGGATCAGCTTCGTTTTAAACAGGAAGGAAATCTTGGCTTAAGCTTTGATACCATTTCCGCCTATGGAGCAAATGCTGCAATGTGCCATTACAAAGCAGTTCCGGAAAATGATACCGTTATAGAGCCAAGAGGACTTTATCTGGTGGATTCCGGTGGTCAGTATTATGAAGGTACTACGGATGTGACCAGAACCATAGCAGTAGGTCCGCTTACGAATACAGAGCGGGAGCATTTCACACTGACTGTTATGAGCATGCTGCGCCTGGGAGCAGTGAAATTTCTGTATGGTTGCCGGGGATTGACTCTCGATTATGTGGCAAGAGAGCCATTTTGGAGTCGCGGAATCAACTATGACCACGGAACCGGCCACGGAGTGGGCTACCTGTTGAATGTCCACGAGCGCCCCAATGGAATCCGTTGGCGCATGGTACCGGAGCGTCAGGACAATGGAATTTTAGAAGAAGGAATGGTTACCTCTGATGAACCGGGGGTATACATTGAAGGCAGCCATGGCGTCAGAACAGAAAATCTGATTGTCTGTAAAAAGGCAGAGCTTAATGAATATGGTCAGTTCATGGAGTTTGAATTTTTAACCATGGCTCCTATTGATTTAGATGCACTTGATAAGTCTATTATGACAGAGGAAGATGTGAGACTTTTAAATAAATATCACAAGGAAGTTTATGAAAAGCTTTCTCCATATCTTACAGAAGAGGAAGCTTTGTGGCTGAAAGATAATACAAGAGAGATTTAA
- a CDS encoding tyrosine-type recombinase/integrase, whose amino-acid sequence MKGNFELELRIGELCALKWSDIKWQNETVFIQRMEDSSGQVVDYVKSDAETGYRELNLSDELIDIFKKIRRSSQILSKYIFIKEDGNRADKMVFVQRLEKAEIALGWKEPGNMKRSHCIRRTVASRINANGWALDEIRRWLGHTMTSTTLTYIYNPFRE is encoded by the coding sequence ATGAAAGGCAACTTTGAATTAGAACTTCGCATTGGCGAGTTATGTGCATTAAAGTGGTCTGATATTAAATGGCAAAATGAAACCGTATTTATTCAGCGAATGGAAGATAGTTCTGGACAAGTTGTTGACTATGTTAAGTCAGATGCCGAGACAGGTTATAGGGAATTAAATCTAAGTGATGAACTCATTGATATATTTAAGAAGATTCGGAGAAGTAGTCAGATTCTATCTAAATATATATTCATCAAAGAAGATGGAAATCGAGCAGATAAAATGGTATTTGTTCAACGATTGGAAAAGGCTGAAATTGCATTAGGTTGGAAAGAGCCCGGAAACATGAAGAGGTCTCACTGTATCAGGCGTACCGTTGCAAGTAGAATTAACGCTAACGGGTGGGCGCTTGATGAGATTAGGCGTTGGCTTGGACACACTATGACTTCCACTACTTTAACCTATATATATAACCCATTCAGAGAGTGA
- a CDS encoding DUF4397 domain-containing protein has protein sequence MYTHQGNSYFSMQPAYQMSFIRILHASPDAPAVDIYANNNLIAEGLSYKQLTSYLPIVPGNYQIQVFPAGNQTNAVIDTNVTIPQDSAFTVAAAGELANIGLMAIPEMFTPNMPMGMGNASYVRFVHLSPNAPAVDITLTDGTKLFENVSYTQFTDYIAVNPGTYTLQVRPAGGNQVVLTIPDVYLTPGAIYTIFAVGLVGDTPPLEAVIATDGEYQ, from the coding sequence ATGTATACCCATCAAGGAAACTCTTATTTTTCCATGCAGCCTGCATATCAGATGTCATTCATAAGAATTCTTCACGCTTCCCCTGATGCTCCTGCCGTGGACATCTATGCAAATAATAATTTAATTGCAGAAGGACTTTCCTATAAACAATTAACCAGTTATCTTCCCATTGTACCTGGTAATTACCAGATACAGGTATTTCCCGCAGGCAATCAAACAAACGCTGTCATAGATACAAATGTGACAATTCCTCAAGACAGCGCATTTACGGTTGCGGCTGCAGGCGAATTAGCCAATATAGGTTTAATGGCTATTCCTGAAATGTTCACGCCAAATATGCCAATGGGAATGGGAAATGCTTCCTATGTACGTTTTGTACATCTGTCTCCAAATGCTCCAGCTGTAGACATCACACTGACAGATGGAACGAAACTCTTTGAAAATGTGTCCTATACTCAATTTACTGATTACATTGCTGTAAATCCTGGAACCTATACCCTTCAAGTCAGACCAGCAGGAGGCAATCAAGTTGTATTAACAATACCAGATGTGTATCTTACGCCAGGTGCTATTTATACCATTTTCGCAGTCGGTCTTGTTGGAGATACGCCACCACTGGAAGCAGTTATTGCTACTGATGGTGAATACCAATAA
- a CDS encoding GGDEF domain-containing protein has product MVGNSGKEFVDGSTQNEYKFFHYSESDHLYRNISHFADTVLFEYTYQDRQLYLSANAKGQLNLPAFKNFFETYRDNAPRFGEILSTEICLGDSGEPYHWCSCKLSTKWEEGKNYPVSLIGKLHDITCLKKREEQLLLQSIKDGLTGVYNKTAFEYRVEEKLKGGRSGWLCMIDIDNFKEINDSFGHPAGDRILEQVGRMLCHIFPEPDLIGRVGGDEFVVFTSAGDVHDKAQCLLDMVESIVPEEEGRLSASIGIVSSLGKKKEEYQELFSRADRAMYLAKESGKNQVAFC; this is encoded by the coding sequence ATGGTAGGAAATTCGGGAAAGGAATTTGTGGATGGGAGCACTCAAAATGAGTATAAATTCTTCCATTACAGTGAATCGGATCATTTATACAGAAACATAAGCCATTTTGCAGATACAGTTTTATTTGAATACACTTACCAGGATAGACAGCTATACTTATCAGCTAATGCGAAAGGGCAGTTGAATTTACCTGCCTTTAAAAATTTTTTTGAAACATACAGAGACAATGCTCCCAGGTTTGGAGAGATACTTTCCACGGAAATATGTCTTGGAGATTCCGGAGAACCCTATCATTGGTGTTCATGTAAACTGAGTACCAAATGGGAAGAAGGAAAGAATTATCCTGTCAGTCTCATTGGAAAACTCCATGATATCACTTGTCTGAAAAAAAGAGAAGAGCAGCTTTTGCTTCAATCCATAAAAGATGGTTTAACCGGGGTATATAATAAGACAGCATTTGAGTACCGGGTAGAGGAAAAGCTAAAAGGCGGTCGTTCCGGTTGGCTGTGTATGATAGACATTGATAATTTCAAGGAAATCAACGACAGCTTTGGTCACCCTGCAGGCGACCGTATTCTGGAGCAGGTGGGAAGAATGCTTTGTCATATATTCCCTGAGCCTGACTTGATTGGAAGAGTGGGTGGAGATGAATTTGTGGTCTTTACATCCGCTGGCGATGTTCATGATAAGGCTCAATGCCTCTTAGATATGGTAGAAAGCATTGTGCCAGAGGAAGAAGGACGTCTTTCCGCCAGCATAGGTATCGTATCAAGTCTTGGGAAAAAGAAAGAGGAATATCAGGAGCTGTTTTCAAGAGCTGACCGTGCCATGTATTTGGCAAAAGAATCCGGCAAGAATCAGGTTGCCTTTTGTTAA